aaaagaattgGAATAAGAATGGATCGAAAAGGAAATTAAAATAATCATATCCCTTGATGCATTTAGTTCCCAACGGGAATCAAAATCAGAATCGCAATAGgattttgcaatagaatttgaATACTAGGTGGGAGTCTGAATTAAATTTAAAGGAATGGAGTAGTATTCTTATCCCCTTCAAATAAAAATAGGaatgagattttttttaacCAAACAGCTGGAATAAAAATCacctattttcatttttattctaGACCTCAACTCCTTCCGACCAAACATGCTCTTACTTTCTAGCTTCAATTAATACGCAAAGTGTTTTACTCAAGTCCATATATTTAAACCATATTTACGCAAAATATTCTATACTTGTGCACAATCACGCAACATTATCTATACTTATTGTTTGCTAAGTAATGCACGAAACCTTAGTCGTTGAAATCGCATGGTGCAAGAAACCAACTTGCGAACACCCAGCAACCATGTATTGCCACACCACAAAGCCCTCCCGTTTACGTAATCAGCCAACTCGTCATCTCAATCCGAATTCACAACCCGACAATTCTCACGAATCTCTCCGTCGCTTCCGGTCAAAGGACTTATGTTTCCCATCTTAATCATAGCCGCCCCAAAGTCCGCCGAGAAGTCATCAGGGTCGTCGCTGTAACTCTGCACCTGTTCATCGGCTGCACTCCCATCCCCCATGAACAACTGCTGGTCCGAGTGCAGCAGTCCCTTGCTCCCCATCAGGTCTTGGTAGTAGGCCGTGTCGAAGCTCTCCGGGGTGTCATCGAGCTGCGCGAGGTTGTCGTCGTCGCCCGATTGCGGGCACACGGCCTGGAGGGAGGCGGCGAAGTCACCGTCGATGGTGGAGGTCTCGTTGTAGATCCGGTTTCGGAACGATACGCATCGAGCGAAGCCCAAGGTGTGGGCGCCGGAGAGGACCACGAGGTCCTCGAGGGCCAAACCATGGGATTCAAAGTTGGAGACAAGGGCCGGGAGGTcggagaggggggaggggatGTTGGTGTTTGCTGCATCCTTGCTCGCTGTAGTTGAGTCCCTTCTGCCTAGGAGCACATCGTAGGAGCTTCCTCCGAGCTGCATGCAATATTGGATTAATGCGAAAATATTTAGATGCCATGCATGGATCACAATATAGCCATGAACGTTAATGTAGTGCATCCATGTAAGAGCTAGTACAAACGGTAAGGGAAACGTATGAGATATAATGATTCCATGTAGCTGGGAAATTAATGGAGGCACAACTCACGGCCACAACCGAGTCCCGGGCAGCAACCGCCAGGATATCAGCACACGAGACCACATTTTCTGAGCACACATCATTGACAGCATCTTTAATTTGATCGATTACATCGAAGCCTCTGACGGAATTATTGTTAGGCCTTGCCGTCTTCTCGCCGGTGAAGGTTGGGCTATCATCCAGCAAAATTGAGCCATCGCAGCCCTGCAATTACAATTAAATACCATCAACTTCGATGTTCTTGGCAAGATGAAGATATATATAAGGTAGACGGCCCTTTACATTAACAAAACAGTcgtggaagtgcaaccggaccAACGATGCGCCCATCCGAGGCTCAGATGCAATCGCTTGCTCGACCACGCTTTTGATGGTGGGAAGCGCTTGAGAGCACACCTCATCGTAGAAGTCTGGCGAGAGCTGCCCGATGACCGGAAGCAATAAAATTGGCAAGACAGCAGAGTAcgtgaaaaaatagatgatagCCATGGAGAGACACTTAGAACAACACTATGTTGAGATattataagagagagagaggataggTAAGGTTGGAATGTTTACATTAGCTAGAGGAGGATTGGCTTGTAGCATCTCTGGAACCCTGTTGATATAAAGAGAAAGATGATAGCTAAGGTTGGAGTGTGTATATGAGCTAGAGAGGGATTGGCCTATAGCAA
The Phoenix dactylifera cultivar Barhee BC4 chromosome 3, palm_55x_up_171113_PBpolish2nd_filt_p, whole genome shotgun sequence DNA segment above includes these coding regions:
- the LOC103702100 gene encoding cationic peroxidase 1-like; the encoded protein is MAIIYFFTYSAVLPILLLPVIGQLSPDFYDEVCSQALPTIKSVVEQAIASEPRMGASLVRLHFHDCFVNGCDGSILLDDSPTFTGEKTARPNNNSVRGFDVIDQIKDAVNDVCSENVVSCADILAVAARDSVVALGGSSYDVLLGRRDSTTASKDAANTNIPSPLSDLPALVSNFESHGLALEDLVVLSGAHTLGFARCVSFRNRIYNETSTIDGDFAASLQAVCPQSGDDDNLAQLDDTPESFDTAYYQDLMGSKGLLHSDQQLFMGDGSAADEQVQSYSDDPDDFSADFGAAMIKMGNISPLTGSDGEIRENCRVVNSD